From Rattus rattus isolate New Zealand chromosome 17, Rrattus_CSIRO_v1, whole genome shotgun sequence, the proteins below share one genomic window:
- the Nqo1 gene encoding NAD(P)H dehydrogenase [quinone] 1 yields MAVRRALIVLAHAERTSFNYAMKEAAVEALKKKGWEVVESDLYAMNFNPLISRNDITGEPKDSENFQYPVESSLAYKEGRLSPDIVAEQKKLEAADLVIFQFPLYWFGVPAILKGWFERVLVAGFAYTYATMYDKGPFQNKKTLLSITTGGSGSMYSLQGVHGDMNVILWPIQSGILRFCGFQVLEPQLVYSIGHTPPDARVQVLEGWKKRLETVWEESPLYFAPSSLFDLNFQAGFLLKKEVQEEQKKNKFGLSVGHHLGKSIPADNQIKARK; encoded by the exons TGAGAAGAGCCCTGATTGTATTGGCCCACGCAGAGAGGACATCATTCAACTACGCCATGAAGGAGGCTGCTGTGGAGGCtctgaagaagaaaggatgggaggTGGTCGAATCTGACCTCTATGCTATGAACTTTAACCCCCTCATTTCCAGAAACGACATCACAG GGGAGCCGAAGGACTCGGAGAACTTTCAGTACCCTGTTGAGTCATCTCTGGCGTATAAGGAAGGCCGCCTGAGCCCGGATATTGTAGCTGAACAGAAAAAGCTGGAAGCTGCAGACCTGGTGATATTTCAG TTCCCATTGTATTGGTTTGGGGTGCCTGCCATTCTGAAAGGCTGGTTTGAGAGAGTGCTTGTAGCAGGATTCGCCTACACGTATGCCACCATGTATGACAAGGGTCCTTTCCAG aataAGAAGACCTTGCTTTCCATCACCACCGGGGGCAGCGGCTCCATGTACTCTCTGCAGGGTGTCCACGGGGACATGAACGTCATTCTCTGGCCAATTCAG AGTGGCATTCTGCGCTTCTGTGGCTTCCAGGTCTTAGAACCTCAACTGGTGTACAGCATCGGCCACACCCCACCGGATGCCCGCGTGCAGGTCCTGGAAGGGTGGAAGAAGCGTCTGGAGACTGTCTGGGAGGAGTCCCCACTCTACTTTGCTCCAAGCAGCTTGTTTGACCTAAACTTCCAGGCAGGATTCTTACTGAAAAAAGAGGTTCAAGAGGAGCAAAAAAAGAACAAGTTTGGCCTTTCTGTGGGCCATCACTTGGGCAAGTCCATTCCAGCCGACAATCAGATCAAAGCTAGAAAATAA